GGCCTGGGTCGCCGAGGTGCGGCGCGAGCCGCTGCCGCCCCTGCCCGAGGGCGGCGCCTGGCGGCTCGACCTGCGCTCGGAACGCCCCATCCACCCGATGCGGTTCCAGGACGAGCTCGAGACCCTCGGCGGCGGTCCACGCCGCTCGCGCGGCTGCTTCTGGGTGCCCACCCGCCCCGACGACATCTGCGTCTGGGACGGGGCCGGCGGTCAGGCGAGCGTCGGCTCGACGATGAAGTGGGGCCGCTCGGCGCGGCTCACCCGCATCGTCGTGATGGGCCTCGACGAGGAGTCTGCGGAGATCTCCGGAGCCTTCGAACGGGCCCTGCTCACCGACACGGAGATCGCCCAGCGCGGCCAGATCTGGGAGGAGTCCTGGGACGGCCTCGAGGACTGGCTGGGCCCCATCGGCCGAGCCGCCTGACCACCACTCGACACGAACCGACACGAAGGAGGCCACCATGGCCGTACCCAAGCGCAAGACCTCGCGCAGCAACACCCGCCACCGGCGCTCGAGCTGGAAGGCGACGCCGGCCGCGCTCGTGCCCGTCACCGTTGACGGGCAGACCTACGACGTGCCGCGCCGCCTCGTCCGCGCGGTCCAGCGCGGCTACGTCGACCCCGCCCGCACCCACTGACCTGATCCATGAGGAGACCCACCCATGCCCGCACGACCCCCGTCACCGCTCCGGAAGCGGCGCAAGCCGCTCCTGGCACCTGATGTGACCTACGTCGACTACAAGGACGTGCAGCTGCTGCGTACGTTCATCTCCGACCGCGGCAAGATCCGCTCCCGCCGCATCACCGGACTCACCCCGCAACAGCAGCGCGCCGTGACCAAGGCGGTCAAGAACGCGCGCGAGG
The sequence above is drawn from the Nocardioides albertanoniae genome and encodes:
- the rpmF gene encoding 50S ribosomal protein L32, whose translation is MAVPKRKTSRSNTRHRRSSWKATPAALVPVTVDGQTYDVPRRLVRAVQRGYVDPARTH
- the rpsR gene encoding 30S ribosomal protein S18 is translated as MPARPPSPLRKRRKPLLAPDVTYVDYKDVQLLRTFISDRGKIRSRRITGLTPQQQRAVTKAVKNAREVALLPYTSTKG